A window from Gemmatimonadaceae bacterium encodes these proteins:
- the pstS gene encoding phosphate ABC transporter substrate-binding protein PstS codes for MKLLSFAIATTVVVAGCSTKSDNARKDSAGGVTAQSSGAAAATTSGASDAQLTGAGATFPYPIYSKWFTDYAGKTGVKINYQPIGSGGGIRQLSEQTVDFGASDAPMTDDEMSKAKGGPIQHIPTVLGAVCVTYNLPEVTKPLDLTGDVIADMFLGRITKWNDPRIGALNKGVTLPNRDIVVVHRAEASGTNYIFTEYLTKVSTAFASSPGKGKEVQWPVGLGAKGNDGVTGQVKQTPGALGYVELAYARQNKLPTAAIRNAAGQFVQPSIEAVTAAAAGVSQKLPASTDYRLSITNAPGAQAYPISSFTWILVYKTQPNADKARKLMDFLKWALHDGEQSAASLDYAPLPALLVTRLDSTLATIKVGATP; via the coding sequence GTGAAGCTTCTCTCCTTCGCCATCGCGACGACCGTCGTCGTCGCCGGCTGTTCCACCAAGTCTGACAACGCGCGAAAGGACAGCGCCGGCGGCGTGACCGCGCAGAGTAGCGGTGCGGCTGCGGCGACAACGAGCGGCGCGTCGGACGCGCAGCTAACAGGTGCGGGCGCGACCTTCCCGTATCCCATTTATTCCAAGTGGTTCACTGATTACGCCGGCAAGACCGGAGTGAAGATCAACTACCAGCCGATTGGCTCCGGCGGCGGCATTCGCCAGCTCTCCGAGCAGACGGTCGACTTCGGCGCGAGTGACGCACCGATGACCGACGACGAGATGTCGAAGGCGAAGGGCGGTCCGATCCAACACATCCCCACCGTCCTCGGCGCCGTTTGTGTCACGTACAACTTGCCTGAAGTTACCAAGCCACTCGATCTCACCGGCGATGTCATCGCCGACATGTTTCTCGGCAGGATTACGAAGTGGAACGATCCGCGGATCGGCGCGCTCAATAAGGGCGTCACCCTGCCTAACCGCGATATCGTCGTCGTTCATCGCGCGGAGGCGAGCGGCACAAACTATATCTTCACGGAATACCTAACGAAGGTGAGCACGGCATTCGCGTCCAGTCCGGGGAAAGGAAAGGAGGTCCAGTGGCCGGTCGGACTCGGCGCAAAGGGCAACGACGGTGTTACGGGCCAAGTGAAACAGACCCCCGGCGCCCTGGGGTACGTTGAGCTTGCGTATGCGCGCCAGAACAAGCTCCCGACGGCTGCGATCCGGAATGCCGCTGGCCAGTTCGTCCAGCCATCGATCGAGGCGGTGACCGCAGCCGCCGCGGGTGTCTCGCAGAAGCTGCCGGCCAGCACGGACTATCGTCTCTCGATCACGAACGCGCCGGGTGCGCAGGCCTACCCGATCTCCTCATTCACCTGGATCCTCGTCTACAAGACGCAGCCTAACGCGGACAAGGCGAGGAAATTGATGGATTTCCTGAAGTGGGCACTCCACGACGGCGAACAGTCCGC